The following coding sequences lie in one Arachis ipaensis cultivar K30076 chromosome B05, Araip1.1, whole genome shotgun sequence genomic window:
- the LOC107642510 gene encoding dirigent protein 19-like, whose translation MNQTQNKPKKNMAFSFHHNYALAIIILILAMIQFEFTNGSHHHHHHHHKHLKSLHFSLYQHETINKTGYIIVNGVQGGASVTQTTTPFGTLFVFHDPLTLTANRTSKVVGTSEGTSITSSFDGLQSISIAKITLNLKNHKGSISILGDVNNIKPSDLPVVGGTQDFMFVNGYVTSSPVDLKGLTVVYKVEFHLYWPPYATTQAS comes from the coding sequence atgaatcaaactcaaaacaaacctaaaaaaaatatggctttttcttttcatcataATTATGCTCTTgcaattattattcttattttggCTATGATCCAATTTGAGTTCACCAATGGTTctcaccaccaccatcatcatcaccatAAACATCTCAAGTCCCTTCACTTCTCTTTGTACCAACATGAAACCATAAACAAAACAGGTTACATCATAGTAAATGGTGTCCAAGGTGGTGCTAGTGTTACTCAAACCACAACACCTTTTGGTACCCTTTTTGTGTTCCATGACCCTTTGACTCTCACTGCAAACAGAACCTCCAAAGTTGTTGGAACTTCTGAAGGGACTTCAATCACTTCAAGCTTTGATGGGTTGCAAAGCATTTCCATTGCAAAGATAACTCTGAATCTTAAGAATCATAAAGGGTCTATTTCTATTCTTGGTGATGTGAACAACATCAAGCCTTCGGATCTTCCTGTAGTTGGAGGCACCCAAGATTTTATGTTTGTGAATGGTTATGTTACTTCTTCTCCGGTTGATTTGAAGGGTCTCACCGTTGTTTATAAGGTTGAGTTTCATTTGTATTGGCCTCCATATGCAACTACTCAAGCATCTTAA
- the LOC107642511 gene encoding uncharacterized protein LOC107642511, which yields METPNRCKFTVIFSIIISLTLAIVSCLLCIASEIKRNKKEDLRFNGKQCYLPSSQAFGLGIAALVCLLLAQIIGNCVLFKNYCSGGKRNSHYKIPLIAMLLLLISWLSFGIAMILLITATSMSKRQPYRIGWLNGECYLVKRGVYAGSTILILVTVGSVIGSVLLTIKANQTEQDRKIHAQTG from the exons ATGGAAACTCCAAATAGGTGTAAATTTACAGTGATCTTCTCCATCATTATCTCCCTCACACTTGCCATAGTTTCATGCTTATTATGTATAGCCTCTGAGATTAAGAGGAACAAG AAGGAGGATCTTAGATTCAATGGTAAACAATGTTACTTACCATCAAGCCAAGCATTTGGATTGGGGATTGCAGCTTTGGTTTGTTTACTTTTGGCTCAGATCATTGGCAACTGTGTATTGTTCAAGAATTATTGTtcaggagggaaaagaaactcacaTTATAAGATACCACTCATTGCAATGCTTCTGCTTTTGATCTCTTG GCTTAGCTTTGGGATTGCAATGATCTTATTGATAACTGCCACAAGCATGAGTAAGAGGCAGCCTTATAGGATAGGTTGGTTGAATGGTGAATGCTACCTAGTCAAAAGGGGTGTTTATGCTGGCTCAACCATATTGATCCTAGTAACCGTAGGTTCGGTAATTGGTTCGGTTTTGTTAACAATAAAGGCCAATCAAACAGAACAAGATCGCAAAATACATGCACAAACAGGGTGA